CAACGATAGGCGTCATTTGGTTCAAACGATACCGGACAACCCGGCCGCCGCCCAGGCAAGATAAGGGTAGGCACGTTTGGAGGCCAGTATGTACGCACTGCTCGAATGGTGGGTGCGCGACACCGAGCACTTCATCCTCCGCAGCGACGGCACGATCGCCGAAGAATCCAAGGGAACGTGGACATGCGCGGGGACCATTCCCGAGGGCCTGAACGTCCTCGGGTACGCCAAGGTCCTCAGCACGCTTCCCGGCGTGCGGGTACGCTGGGCGCCGCTTCCCCGATGATGGGTGCCACGCTCGGGAGCGCGCTCCTCGCGCGCCGCGACACCCATCGCCGCTCTGGCGATGCGCCCCGCACGACCGCGTCCGGCATCTCGCTCGGATGAACGAGCCATCCCGTCGATCGTTCGGCGGCGGTAGTGGGGCCGCGCCGTCGGGACGTCTGCCGCGCGGGAGGAACACCCGATCGATCCCGAGTTTCATTCTCCTGACAGTGTGTCGACGCGCGCTAGCCGGGCTATGCTGCTGATGGTGTCCGGTCAGGACGGAACGGAGGTCTGCCCGGCATGTCGGTTCAGAAATACCGAATCACGATAGAGCTTGAGGCGGTCTCCCAGACCGACCGCTGCGACATTACCACCGCCATGGTGTCGAACGTCATCAAGGATGCCGTGCGCCTCTACGGTCCGGATCTGCTTGACGCAAAAGTCGTCAGCATCATGTTGGACGACCACCACCCCAGCGCCACCGCTACCCCGTCCGCGTCTGACCCGATCCACCGAGACCACTAGGCCGTCACCCTGCTCCGGCCACACCGCGGAGGGCTCCGGGCCCGCACCGGGAATACTGCATCGGTGACGGACGCTTCGGCCCGAGAGCGTCCGTCGTGTCGCGCAGTCGACGGGGAGGCAGCCCGGTGGCCGCAGTCGCAACGGCCGCAGGCGGCGACCGCCTGGCACATCCCGGAAAGTGGGTAGTCGCCGCCTCGGTCCTCTCGGGGTCGATGATGGCATCGATCGACACCAGCGTGGTCACGGTGTCGCTCGCGCACATTCAATCGGCATACGGGGTCACGACGCACGAGGTGGCGTGGATCACGACCTCGTACCTCATCACGCTGGTCATCACGATGCCGCTGACCGCGTGGGTGTCGTCGATCCTCGGCCGGAAGCGCATGTTCCTGGCCGCCATCAGCATCTTCACCGGCGCGTCGCTGATGTGCGGCCTCTCCCGGACGTTGGGCGCCCTGATCACGTTCCGGGTGCTGCAGGGGCTCGGCGGGGGTGCGCTTCAACCTACGGCCCAGGCGATCATGCGCGAGACGTTCCCCGTGGAAGAACAGGGACAGGCAATGGCCTTCTACGGCATGATCGTGCTGTTGGGGCCGGCGGTGGGACCGACCCTCGGCGGATGGATCACCGAAACGCTCTCCTGGCCGTGGATCTTCTTCGTGAACATCCCGGTGGGCATCGCGGGCCTCCTCCTCGGCACCCAGTTCATCGTCGACCCTCCGTACATGCGCGGGCGCGGGCTCCGGAAGTTGGACGGGGTCGGGATCGGCCTCATGGCAATCGGGCTGGCGGCGATGCAGATCGTCCTCGAGCAGGGAGAACAGAACGGGTGGTTTCAGAGCGGGTTCATCGTGGCGCTGTCGGCGGTCGCGGTCGTGGCCCTCACCGCGTTTATCCTGTGGGAGCTGCGCGTCCCCGAGCCGGCGGTCAACCTTCGGATTCTTCGAAACGTGTCGTTTGCCGCCGGCACGTTCATCGGCGGGATCGTGAGCCTGACGAGATTCGGGAGCCTGATCCTCCTCCCGTTGTTCCTGCAGAACGTCCTCGGCTATAGCCCGACGCGATCCGGCCTGACCGTGATGCCGCGGGCGCTCACGATGGTACTCGCGATGCCCATCCTGGGGGCGCTCTACAATTCGGTCGGCGTCTACGTGATGCTCACGATCGGCATCGTCCTCAGCGCGGTCTCGTGCTTCGAGATGGCCTTCTTCAACCTCGGCAGCGGCTCGGCGCAGCTGCTGTTGCCGCAGTTCATCCAGGGCCTTGGCTCGGCGTTCGTGTTTGTTTCGCTCACGACGACGTCGCTGTCGACGATCCCCCGCGCACAGATGCAGAGCGCCACGGGGATGAACAGCTTGCTGCGCCAGCTCGGCAGCAGTTTCGGCACGGCGATCGCGATCACGCTCGTGGATCACCGGACCACGACCGCGAGCGTGAACCTCGTCCGCTACGCGTCGATCTCCAATCCCATCTTCATGCGGTGGTGGACCGCCTACCAGACGGCGTTCCTGCACCGCGGGAGCGACCCCACGACCGCGCACTGGCGGGCGCTGATGGCGCTGGAGCGTCTCATCGCTCAGCAGGCCTCCGTTGTCGGTTACGGATACGCGTTTGGGGTCTTGGGCTGGATCTCCCTGCTCTGCCTGCCGCTTGTCCTATTCCTGCGCCGCGGGAACGCCCCGGACCGGAACCCCGCGTCGGGCGGGTGACCCCACGGCGCGCTGCGCGCCCCGCTCCAGACCCGAGGAACATCTCCACGCCCGCGAGAATTGTACGGCGGCGCGCGCACGGGTGACGCGGTGGAACGCTGGTTGCGTCACCGGGGAGGGGCGATGCGCGGGGCATTGATCGTTGCCGTGATCTGTCTTGTCGCCGGATCGCCGGTGTTGGCCCAGTCCACGCCGGCCGCCGACCTGCTGCGAGGAATCACCGCGGAGATCCACGTCGAGAACGCAAGCCGGGGGCAGCAAGGACTCTGCCAGGGCTTCGTCGCCGGCGTGAGCGACAACGCCGCGTACGTGGTCACCGCGAAGCACTGCATCGACGATCTCGCCTCGACGCCCATTTCGTCCGCGACGTCGATGGACCAGCTGGGTGTCACCATTCAGGTGGCGTACGCAAATGGCACGGACGGCGACGTCGAACGGCTCGCGGGGGCGGACACATCGGACGTCGTCGTCCTGCTCGTCTCGTACACGGACGTCCCGACGGCCTTTGCGGATTGCGCGGCGTGCCAAGTCTACCGCAGCTTCGGGCGCGACCAGCGGATCCCCGTCCTCTCGATGTTGTCCGCGGGCGGCGGCCCTCCCGTCGTGTCCTCCGGGATCGTCTTCTCCGATGAGTCCGGGGAGTACACGGTGGTCCTGCCGACCTCGCCGGGCACCAGCGGCTCCGCGGTGATCGATCTCGAAGGCAACCTGGTCGGCATCGTGGTGAGCGTCGCCACGGTGCGCGGCGCCACCGCGGGATTCACCGCCGGCATCGTCCCCGGCGGCGCGATCGAGGACCTCCTCCGATCTGTGATCTCTCGCTTCGGCGGGACAACCGCGCCGCCAACCAACGCCGCCCCTCCCACACCACCGGCACTGGCTCCCGGCGCGGCGCGGACGTGGTCCGGCGAGTGGACGAGCCAGCAGGGAGCCGAGCGCGGGTCCATCACCGCGTCGCTGTCTCAGCGGGGACCGACCGTGCTCGGAACCGCGATGCTGACGGGCACGGCCTGCTACCCTGCGCTGCAACTCCTCGGATCGTCCGGAGGGGACACGGGCGCCAGCACGTACTCGCTCACCGGGTACAGCGACGGCGTCGCGCGCATCAGCTTTTCGTTAAGGGTGACCGGAAACGACGTGTCGGGGACGTACGTGGCACTGCAGTCCGGCACTCCCTGTGACGGCGATCGCGGTTCGGTCTCCGGAACCGTCCAATAGGCCGCCGATGACGCGCGCGGCCGTTCGGATACCGATGGCCTAGTGGACCGGCAACACGATATAGGTCCCGGCCGGGAGCGCGCTCTGCAGCAAGCCGGTCAACACGAGCACCGGGTTCTGCCCAGGCACCGGAACCGACGGAACCAGGACCTGCGGGCCGTACAGCGTC
The sequence above is drawn from the bacterium genome and encodes:
- a CDS encoding DHA2 family efflux MFS transporter permease subunit, translated to MAAVATAAGGDRLAHPGKWVVAASVLSGSMMASIDTSVVTVSLAHIQSAYGVTTHEVAWITTSYLITLVITMPLTAWVSSILGRKRMFLAAISIFTGASLMCGLSRTLGALITFRVLQGLGGGALQPTAQAIMRETFPVEEQGQAMAFYGMIVLLGPAVGPTLGGWITETLSWPWIFFVNIPVGIAGLLLGTQFIVDPPYMRGRGLRKLDGVGIGLMAIGLAAMQIVLEQGEQNGWFQSGFIVALSAVAVVALTAFILWELRVPEPAVNLRILRNVSFAAGTFIGGIVSLTRFGSLILLPLFLQNVLGYSPTRSGLTVMPRALTMVLAMPILGALYNSVGVYVMLTIGIVLSAVSCFEMAFFNLGSGSAQLLLPQFIQGLGSAFVFVSLTTTSLSTIPRAQMQSATGMNSLLRQLGSSFGTAIAITLVDHRTTTASVNLVRYASISNPIFMRWWTAYQTAFLHRGSDPTTAHWRALMALERLIAQQASVVGYGYAFGVLGWISLLCLPLVLFLRRGNAPDRNPASGG
- a CDS encoding trypsin-like peptidase domain-containing protein, encoding MRGALIVAVICLVAGSPVLAQSTPAADLLRGITAEIHVENASRGQQGLCQGFVAGVSDNAAYVVTAKHCIDDLASTPISSATSMDQLGVTIQVAYANGTDGDVERLAGADTSDVVVLLVSYTDVPTAFADCAACQVYRSFGRDQRIPVLSMLSAGGGPPVVSSGIVFSDESGEYTVVLPTSPGTSGSAVIDLEGNLVGIVVSVATVRGATAGFTAGIVPGGAIEDLLRSVISRFGGTTAPPTNAAPPTPPALAPGAARTWSGEWTSQQGAERGSITASLSQRGPTVLGTAMLTGTACYPALQLLGSSGGDTGASTYSLTGYSDGVARISFSLRVTGNDVSGTYVALQSGTPCDGDRGSVSGTVQ